In Neomonachus schauinslandi chromosome 6, ASM220157v2, whole genome shotgun sequence, a genomic segment contains:
- the OPALIN gene encoding opalin, producing the protein MTSFSVNFTLPANTTSSPPATSGKEADCGPSLALAAGIPSLVATALLLALLFMLIRRRRSSNESTEEGERPCEISEIDDNPKIAENPRRSPTHEKNLMGAEGTHIYVKTVAGSKEPMHDTHHPTVEMERRRGLWWLMPRLSLE; encoded by the exons ATGACG AGTTTCTCAGTGAACTTCACACTGCCGGCCAACACG ACTTCCTCCCCACCTGCTACAAGTGGGAAAGAAGCA GACTGTGGGCCCTCTCTTGCATTAGCAGCAGGCATCCCGTCCCTGGTGGCCACAGCCCTGCTGCTGGCTTTACTATTTATGCTGATCCGCCGAAGAAGAAGCAGCAATGAGTCCACCGAG GAAGGTGAGAGACcatgtgaaatttcagaaatcGATGACAATCCCAAGATTGCTGAG AATCCTAGGAGGTCACCCACACATGAGAAGAATCTGATGGGAGCAGAAGGAACCCACATATATGTGAAGACTGTAGCAGGAAGCAAGGAGCCCATGCATGACACTCACCATCCTACTGTCGaaatggagagaaggaggggattGTGGTGGCTTATGCCCAGATTGAGCCTGGAATGA